From the Oryza glaberrima chromosome 5, OglaRS2, whole genome shotgun sequence genome, one window contains:
- the LOC127773216 gene encoding bifunctional protein FolD 2, with the protein MAQIIDGKAVAADIRREVAADVAALSSAHNLVPGLAVVIVGSRKDSQTYVQMKRKACAEVGIRSVDVDLAEDISEAALVAEVHRLNADPAVHGILVQLPLPKHINEEKILNEISLEKDVDGFHPLNIGKLAMKGRDPLFLPCTPKGCMELLTRSGVTINGKRAVVVGRSNIVGLPVSLLLLKADATVSIVHSRTPNPESIVREADIVIAAAGQAMMIKGDWIKPGAAVIDVGTNSISDPTRKSGYRLVGDVDFAEVSKVAGHLTPVPGGVGPMTVAMLLKNTVDGAKRGIVQ; encoded by the exons ATGGCGCAGATCATCGACGGGAAGGCGGTCGCCGCCGACATCCGccgcgaggtcgccgccgacgtcgccgccctctcctccgcccACAACCTC GTGCCCGGGCTGGCGGTGGTGATCGTGGGGAGCAGGAAGGACTCGCAGACGTACGTGCAGATGAAGCGCAAGGCGTGCGCCGAGGTCGGCATCCGCTCCGTCGACGTCGACCTCGCCGAGGACATCTCCGAGGCGGCGCTCGTCGCCGAGGTCCACCGCCTCAACGCCGACCCAGCCGTCCATG GCATACTTGTCCAGCTTCCATTGCCAAAGCATATTAATGAGGAAAAGATATTGAACGAGATCAGCTTAGAGAAAGATGTTGATGGGTTCCATCCTCTGAATATTGGCAAGCTTGCAATGAAAGGCAGAGACCCACTGTTCCTACCATGCACGCCGAAG GGATGCATGGAGCTCCTAACACGGAGCGGAGTTACCATCAATGGGAAGCGAGCGGTCGTGGTTGGCCGCAGCAACATTGTCGGGCTACCTGTATCCCTGCTTCTTCTGAAGGCGGATGCGACCGTATCCATTGTTCACTCCCGGACCCCAAACCCTGAAAGTATTGTCCGTGAAGCAGACATTGTCATTGCAGCGGCTGGCCAGGCTATGATG ATCAAAGGAGACTGGATCAAACCAGGCGCTGCTGTCATCGACGTTGGGACGAACTCCATCAGTGACCCAACCAGGAAATCGGGGTACAGACTCGTCGGCGATGTGGATTTCGCAGAGGTGAGCAAGGTTGCTGGTCACCTGACTCCAGTCCCAGGTGGCGTTGGCCCCATGACGGTGGCGATGTTGCTGAAGAACACGGTGGATGGAGCGAAACGTGGTATAGTTCAGTAA
- the LOC127773213 gene encoding histidine--tRNA ligase, cytoplasmic codes for MAPPAAAAAAVTLGGKGAALTPAAVYALSHGLADPAIDPSALQRLSTRGPSPQDTPASLRGLALSPPESRAAAAVLLNKLLVTAGDSSALVTAATATGLAGSLDLAAALPPASRDEAAVAAASAPVAVALAAAIDCCASPLVRVADAVAALSCEAARGDVAAFDVPTSGDGLSAKDEADVAADVKMLLFGSKLVGAAGGADAASFTKVPTVNGIFREAVRALHARVRIELNAPVKLGKRDAVQTGEGKEEALVALATQLARPVQAMLKLSVARARLCVARIDDAELRKKLTDGVEIDDLKGMLGKVTIDSDSVSVLRGVYNSLLKFRDILAWEAAVAMAVIEMDSSIEKPQAGGENEAGSSTENPQASGEKPKGDKKSKKKKTLGKGTSAVLMLLRDHVTNGKEVLSVNSALLAEWGTELSLLFDPKCPRLVSLVDKVKEIVETNEVRRLPKIPKGTRDFGKEQMAIREHAFSIITGVFKMHGAVSLDTPVFELRETLMGKYGEDSKLIYDLADQGGELCSLRYDLTVPFARYVAMNNISSLKRYQIAKVYRRDNPSKGRYREFYQCDFDIAGVYETMEPDFEVIKVLTELLDQLDIGTYEIKLNHRKLLDGMLEICGVPPEKFRTVCSSIDKLDKQTFEQVKKELVDEKGISNETADKIGDLVKTRGPPLEVLLELRKEGSKFMGNAGSVTALNELEILFKALDKANAIGKIVFDLSLARGLDYYTGVIYEAVFKGTTQVGSIAAGGRYDNLVGMFSGKQVPAVGVSLGIERVFAIMEQQEMEKNQIRATETEVLVSIIGKDLILAAELVSELWNAGIKAEFKLTTRIQNHLKYATQSGIPWMVLVGESEISSGKVKLKNLAASQEEEVDRTEFAQVLKQKLRNP; via the exons AtggcgcctcccgccgccgccgccgccgccgtgacgctCGGTGGCAAGGGCGCCGCGctcacccccgccgccgtctACGCCCTCTCCCACGGCCTCGCCGACCCCGCCATCGACCCCTCCGCGCTCCAGAGGCTCTCCACGCGCGGCCCCTCGCCGCAGGACACCCCCGCGTCGCTCCGCGGCCTCGCCTTGTCACCGCCGGAgtcacgcgccgccgcggcggtgctgCTCAACAAGCTCCTGGTCACCGCGGGGGACTCCTCTGCCCTCGTGACCGCCGCGACGGCCACCGGCCTCGCTGGGTcgctcgacctcgccgccgcgctgccccCGGCCTCCCGCGACGAggccgcagtcgccgccgcctccgcgcccgtggccgtcgcgctcgccgccgcgatcGACTGCTGCGCGTCCCCGCTCGTccgcgtcgccgacgccgtcgccgcgctctCCTGCGAGGCCGCGCGCGGGGACGTCGCGGCCTTTGATGTGCCGACCTCTGGTGATGGTCTCTCCGCCAAGGACGAGGCTGATGTCGCCGCCGATGTCAAGATGCTCCTCTTCGGGTCCAAGCTCGTCGGCGCAGCCGGTGGCGCCGATGCCGCGTCTTTCACTAAGGTGCCCACCGTGAATGGAATCTTCCGCGAGGCAGTGCGCGCGCTGCACGCGAGGGTGCGTATCGAGCTCAACGCTCCGGTGAAGTTGGGAAAGAGGGATGCTGTCCAAACCGGTGAGGGAAAGGAGGAGGCATTGGTTGCTCTGGCAACGCAACTCGCGAGGCCGGTACAGGCAATGCTCAAGCTTAGCGTTGCGCGGGCAAGGCTTTGTGTTGCGAGAATTGATGATGCTGAGCTCCGGAAGAAGCTTACTGATGGTGTTGAAATCGATGATTTGAAGGGGATGCTTGGCAAGGTCACGATTGATTCAGATTCTGTATCTGTTTTGCGGGGTGTGTACAACTCCCTGCTCAAGTTCAGGGATATCCTTGCATGGGAAGCAGCTGTTGCCATGGCGGTGATCGAAATGGATAGTTCAATTGAGAAGCCACAAGCTGGTGGGGAGAATGAGGCGGGCAGTTCAACTGAAAATCCGCAGGCTAGTGGAGAGAAACCAAAAGGTGACAAGAAgagcaagaaaaagaaaactttgGGGAAGGGTACTTCTGCTGTACTGATGTTGCTTAGGGACCATGTGACCAACGGAAAGGAGGTTCTTTCGGTGAATTCTGCACTACTTGCAGAGTGGGGAACCGAGCTCTCACTGTTGTTTGATCCAAAGTGTCCCAGATTGGTGTCCCTTGTGGACAAGGTGAAGGAGATTGTTGAGACCAATGAAGTGAGGAGATTGCCTAAAATTCCCAAG GGAACACGTGACTTTGGGAAAGAGCAAATGGCCATAAGGGAGCATGCCTTCTCAATAATAACAGGTGTATTCAAGATGCACGGTGCCGTTTCACTTGATACACCTGTATTTGAGCTGAGAGAAACACTTATGGGCAAATATGGTGAAGACTCAAAGTTGATTTATGACCTTGCTGATCAG GGTGGAGAGCTTTGCTCTTTGCGGTATGATCTGACTGTTCCATTTGCCCGATATGTTGCTATGAATAACATAAGTTCATTGAAGAGATACCAGATAGCTAAAGTATACAGGAGAGATAACCCGTCCAAGGGAAGATATCGAGAATTCTACCAATGCGACTTTGACATAGCTGGAGTATATGAAACAATGGAACCAGATTTTGAAGTTATCAAAGTTTTAACTGAGTTGTTGGATCAGTTGGATATAGGCACGTATGAGATAAAACTAAACCACAGAAAGTTGCTTGATGGAATGTTAGAGATCTGTGGTGTGCCTCCTGAAAAGTTCAGAACGGTTTGCTCAAGCATTGACAAGCTAGACAAGCAAACATTTGAACAAGTGAAAAAGGAACTG GTGGACGAGAAGGGCATATCTAATGAAACTGCGGATAAGATTGGTGATTTAGTGAAAACTAGGGGACCACCGCTGGAAGTTTTGCTGGAATTGAGAAAGGAAGGTAGCAAGTTTATGGGGAACGCTGGGTCTGTTACTGCACTAAATGAGCTGGAGATATTATTCAAAGCTCTAGATAAAGCAAATGCAATAGGCAAGATTGTTTTTGATTTAAGCCTTGCTAGAGGCCTTGATTACTACACTGGTGTGATATATGAAGCTGTGTTCAAGGGCACCACTCAG GTTGGCTCCATTGCTGCTGGAGGCAGGTATGACAACCTTGTTGGTATGTTTAGTGGGAAGCAAGTCCCTGCCGTTGGTGTTAGCCTTGGAATAGAAAGAGTTTTCGCAATCATGGAGCAACAGGAGATGGAAAAGAATCAG ATCCGGGCCACCGAGACAGAGGTATTGGTGTCAATTATCGGCAAGGACCTCATATTGGCCGCTGAGCTTGTTAGTGAACTGTGGAATGCTGGGATAAAGGCAGAGTTCAAACTCACTACTAGGATACAGAACCACTTGAAGTACGCGACGCAATCTGGCATTCCGTGGATGGTGCTGGTTGGTGAGTCTGAAATAAGCAGTGGAAAGGTGAAGCTGAAGAACTTGGCAGCCAGCCAGGAAGAGGAGGTTGACAGGACAGAGTTTGCTCAGGTGTTGAAACAGAAATTGAGAAACCCATAG
- the LOC127772964 gene encoding DNA-directed RNA polymerase II subunit RPB1-like: MDAARFPYSPAEVAKVEAVQFGVLSPDEIRQMSVVHIEHAETMEKGKPKPGGLSDPRMGTIDRKIKCETCMAGMAECPGHFGHLELAKPMFHIGFIKTVLSIMRCVCFNCSKILADEDDIKFKQALKIRNPKNKLKRIYDACKNRKICAGGDNLDVQEQQGTDDPVKKRGGCGAQQPNITVDGMKMVAEYKAPKKKNDDQEQLPEPVDRKQILSAERVLNVLKHISDEDCLLLGLNPKFARPDWMILQVLPIPPPPVRPSVMMDTSSRSEDDLTHQLAMIIRHNENLRRQERNGAPAHIITEFAQLLQFHIATYFDNELPGQPRATQRSGRPIKSICSRLKAKEGRIRGNLMGKRVDFSARTVITPDPNINIDELGVPWSIALNLTYPETVTPYNIERLKELVEYGPHPPPGKTGAKYIIREDGQRLDLRYVKKSSDQHLELGYKVERHLNDGDFVLFNRQPSLHKMSIMGHRIKIMPYSTFRLNLSVTSPYNADFDGDEMNMHVPQSFETRAEVLELMMVPKCIVSPQSNRPVMGIVQDTLLGCRKITKRDTLIEKDVFMNILMWWEDFDGKVPAPAILKPRPIWTGKQVFNLIIPKQINLIRFSGWHSEAETGFITPGDTMVRIEKGELLSGTLCKKTLGTSTGSLIHVIWEEVGPDAARKFLGHTQWLVNYWLLQNGFSIGIGDTIADAATMENINETISKAKNDVKKLIKQFRDNQLEAEAGRTTMESFENRVNEVLNKARDVAGSSAEKSLSESNNLKAMATAGSKGTFINISQMTACVGQQNVEGKRIPFGFTNRTLPHFTKNDYGPESRGFVENSYLRGLTPQEFFFHAMGGREGLIDTAVKTSETGYIQRRLVKAMEDIMVKYDGTVRNSLGDVIQFLYGEDGMDAIWIESQKLDSLKMKKAEFDNVFRYELDDENWKPNYLSTQHAEDLKIISEIRNVFEAEVQKLEADRFQLGTEIATTGDNTWPMPVNLKRLIWNAQKTFKIDLRRPSDMHPMEIVDAIDKLQERLKVVPGDDDISIEAQKNATLFFNILLRSTFASKRVLKEYRLTKEAFEWVIGEIESRFLQSLVAPGEMIGCVAAQSIGEPATQMTLNTFHYAGVSAKNVTLGVPRLREIINVAKNIKTPSLSVHLKPEVNKKKELAKNVQCALEYTTLRSVTHATEIWYDPDPLGTIIEEDAEFVQSYYEMPDEDIDPDKISPWLLRIELNREIMVDKKLSMADIAEKINHEFDDDLSCIFNDDNADKLILRVRITNDEAQKGEIPDEYGEDDVFLKKIESNMLTEMALRGIPGINKVFIKEGNVNKFEDNDGFKTEKGWMLDTEGVNLLAVMCHEDVDATRTTSNHLIEVIEVLGIEAVRRALLDELRVVISFDGSYVNYRHLAVLCDTMTYRGHLMAITRHGINRNDTGPLMRCSFEETVDILLDAAVYAESDPLRGVSENIMLGQLAPIGTGGCDLYLNDQMLKQAIELQLPSYVEGLDFGMMTPACSPISGTPYHQGMMSPSYLLSPDIRASPTAADAQFSPYVGGMAFSPVSSPGNYTPSSGGGYSPSPPVCTPGPGSFTSSSPYNPVSPFYSPASPLSCPLTSPSYVPTSLPHSPTSPIYSATSPIYSPSSPIYSPTSLSYSPTSPVYSPTSPVYNPTSSAYSPTSPSYNPTSPSYSYSPTSPSYSPTSPSYSYSPTSPSYSPTSPSYSYSPTSPSYSPTSPSYSPTSPSYSPTSPSYSPTSPSYSPTSPAYSPTSPGYSPSSPSYSPSSPSYTPSSVKYTPSHAYSPSSPNYYRSTSPTYSPTSPSYSQPSPSYSPTSRVEEEAHEEAEEEEPKR, encoded by the exons ATGGATGCTGCGAGGTTCCCGTACTCGCCGGCCGAGGTGGCCAAGGTGGAGGCGGTGCAGTTCGGCGTCCTCAGCCCCGACGAGATC AGACAAATGTCGGTGGTGCATATAGAGCATGCAGAGACTATGGAAAAGGGGAAGCCCAAGCCTGGTGGCTTGAGTGACCCTCGGATGGGGACAATTGACCGGAAGATCAAGTGTGAGACATGCATGGCTGGGATGGCAGAGTGCCCAGGCCACTTTGGCCACCTTGAGCTTGCTAAGCCAATGTTCCACATCGGCTTCATCAAGACTGTACTCTCCATAATGCGCTGCGTCTGCTTCAATTGCTCCAAGATCCTTGCAGATGAG GATGATATCAAGTTCAAGCAGGCTCTTAAAATCAGgaatccaaaaaataaactaaaaagaaTATATGATGCTTGCAAGAACAGAAAGATCTGTGCAGGCGGTGACAATCTTGATGTTCAGGAGCAACAAGGTACTGATGATCCAGTGAAGAAAAGGGGTGGCTGTGGTGCTCAGCAGCCGAATATCACTGTTGACGGTATGAAGATGGTTGCAGAGTATAAAGCACCAAAGAAGAAAAACGATGACCAAGAGCAACTCCCTGAACCTGTGGACCGGAAGCAAATCCTCTCTGCTGAGAGG GTCCTTAATGTTCTTAAACATATAAGTGACGAGGACTGTCTTCTATTGGGTCTGAACCCCAAATTTGCCCGTCCTGATTGGATGATTTTGCAAGTCCTTCCGATTCCTCCACCCCCTGTGAGACCATCTGTAATGATGGATACTTCTTCCAGAAGTGAG GATGATTTGACTCATCAATTAGCAATGATAATTCGACACAATGAGAACTTGAGGAGGCAAGAGAGAAATGGAGCCCCAGCTCACATAATAACAGAGTTTGCTCAGTTATTGCAATTCCACATTGCAACATACTTTGACAATGAACTTCCTGGCCAGCCAAG GGCCACACAGCGATCTGGAAGGCCTATTAAATCAATTTGCAGCAGACTGAAAGCAAAGGAAGGCCGCATTAGAGGAAACTTGATGGGGAAGCGTGTTGATTTCTCAGCTCGTACTGTCATCACACCAGACCCGAATATTAACATTGATGAATTGGGAGTGCCATGGAGTATTGCTTTGAACCTGACATACCCAGAAACTGTTACTCCATATAACATCGAGAG GTTGAAAGAACTTGTAGAATATGGGCCCCACCCTCCCCCTGGGAAGACAGGTGCAAAATACATTATCAGGGAAGACGGTCAGAGGCTTGATCTTCGTTATGTGAAGAAAAGTAGTGATCAGCATCTGGAGCTGGGTTACAAG GTGGAAAGGCACCTCAATGATGgggattttgttcttttcaatcGGCAACCCAGTCTTCACAAAATGTCTATCATGGGGCATCGCATTAAAATCATGCCCTATTCAACTTTCCGCTTAAACTTGTCCGTCACTTCGCCGTACAATGCAGATTTTGATGGGGATGAAATGAATATGCATGTTCCTCAGTCATTTGAGACCAGAGCTGAAGTTCTAGAGTTGATGATGGTTCCAAAATGTATTGTGTCTCCTCAATCGAACAGGCCGGTTATGGGTATTGTCCAGGACACGCTTCTTGGGTGTCGCAAAATTACTAAAAGAGATACTCTTATTGAAAAG gATGTATTTATGAACATCTTAATGTGGTGGGAAGATTTTGATGGAAAGGTCCCTGCCCCCGCCATTTTGAAACCAAGGCCTATTTGGACTGGGAAACAAGTTTTCAACTTAATTATTCCCAAGCAAATCAATTTGATTAGATTTTCTGGCTGGCATTCTGAAGCTGAAACAGGATTTATTACTCCTGGTGATACTATGGTCCGGATAGAGAAGGGGGAGCTTCTATCTGGTACACTTTGCAAAAAGACACTTGGAACATCAACTGGAAGTCTTATTCATGTTATTTG GGAAGAGGTTGGTCCAGATGCTGCTCGCAAGTTCTTAGGTCATACACAGTGGCTGGTCAACTACTGGCTTCTGCAAAATGGTTTCAGTATTGGAATTGGGGATACAATTGCAGATGCAGCCACCATGGAGAATATTAATGAGACAATCTCAAAAGCTAAAAATGATGTGAAGAAACTTATTAAGCAATTTCGTGATAACCAATTGGAAGCTGAGGCAGGACGCACCACGATGGAATCATTTGAAAATAGAGTAAATGAG GTTCTTAACAAGGCTCGTGATGTTGCTGGAAGTAGTGCCGAGAAGAGTTTGTCTGAAAGTAACAATCTGAAGGCTATGGCCACCGCAGGCTCAAAAGGAACTTTCATCAATATTTCACAGATGACTGCTTGTGTCGGACAGCAGAATGTTGAGGGCAAGCGGATCCCATTTGGCTTCACCAATCGAACATTGCCACACTTCACGAAAAATGACTATGGTCCTGAAAGTCGTGGGTTTGTGGAGAACTCTTACCTTCGAGGCCTGACACCACAAGAATTTTTCTTTCATGCTATGGGTGGTAGAGAAGGTCTGATTGATACTGCTGTGAAGACCTCGGAAACTGGATATATCCAGCGACGACTTGTGAAGGCTATGGAAGATATCATGGTGAAGTATGATGGTACTGTTAGAAATTCTTTGGGAGATGTCATTCAGTTCTTATATGGAGAAGATGGCATGGATGCTATTTGGATTGAGTCACAGAAGTTGGACTCCTTGAAGATGAAAAAGGCTGAGTTTGATAATGTATTTCGTTATGAACTGGATGATGAGAACTGGAAGCCAAACTACTTGTCGACTCAACATGCTGAGGATTTGAAGATCATCAGTGAGATTAGAAATGTGTTTGAGGCAGAGGTTCAGAAGCTAGAAGCTGACCGGTTCCAGCTTGGCACTGAGATTGCTACAACTGGTGATAATACATGGCCTATGCCTGTCAATCTCAAGCGGCTTATCTGGAATGCTCAGAAGACATTCAAGATTGATCTGAGAAGGCCTTCTGACATGCACCCAATGGAAATTGTGGATGCAATAGATAAGCTGCAAGAAAGACTTAAGGTTGTTCCTGGTGACGATGATATCAGTAttgaggctcagaagaatgcaACTTTGTTCTTCAATATCCTGCTTCGAAGCACATTTGCTAGCAAGAGGGTCTTGAAGGAGTACAGGCTTACAAAGGAAGCTTTTGAATGGGTTATTGGTGAGATTGAATCGAGATTCCTTCAATCTTTAGTGGCTCCAGGTGAAATGATCGGATGTGTAGCTGCACAGTCCATCGGAGAACCAGCAACTCAGATGACCCTGAATACTTTCCATTATGCTGGTGTCAGTGCCAAGAACGTTACCCTTGGTGTTCCCAGGCTGAGAGAAATCATTAATGTTGCTAAGAATATAAAAACTCCATCATTGTCAGTTCACCTAAAGCCTGAGGTGAACAAGAAGAAGGAATTGGCGAAGAATGTCCAATGTGCCTTAGAGTACACTACTCTGCGGAGTGTGACGCATGCTACTGAGATATGGTATGATCCTGATCCTCTGGGAACCATTATTGAAGAAGATGCTGAATTTGTCCAGTCCTACTATGAAATGCCTGATGAGGACATTGACCCTGATAAAATTTCTCCATGGCTGCTGCGTATTGAGCTGAATCGTGAGATCATGGTTGATAAGAAATTGAGCATGGCTGATATTGCAGAGAAGATCAATCATGAATTCGATGATGACTTGTCATGTATATTTAATGATGATAATGCAGATAAACTGATCCTTCGTGTCCGGATCACAAATGATGAAGCTCAAAAGGGAGAAATACCGGATGAATATGGTGAGGATGATGTCTTCCTCAAGAAGATTGAGAGTAACATGTTGACAGAGATGGCCCTTCGTGGAATTCCAGGTATTAACAAAGTGTTTATCAAAGAGGGGAACGTCAATAAATTTGAGGACAATGATGGCTTCAAAACAGAGAAGGGGTGGATGCTTGATACAGAAGGTGTTAATCTCTTGGCTGTCATGTGCCATGAAGATGTTGATGCTACTAGGACAACAAGTAACCATTTGATTGAAGTAATTGAGGTTCTTGGAATCGAGGCTGTCCGCCGAGCTCTCTTGGATGAGCTGAGGGTTGTCATATCTTTTGATGGATCTTATGTCAACTACAGGCATCTGGCCGTTCTTTGTGATACAATGACATACAGGGGACATCTGATGGCTATTACAAGGCATGGTATCAACCGTAATGACACAGGGCCTCTTATGAGATGTTCTTTTGAAGAGACTGTGGACATCTTGCTTGATGCTGCTGTATATGCTGAATCTGACCCCCTGAGAGGTGTCAGCGAGAACATTATGCTTGGCCAGCTTGCTCCTATAGGTACAGGAGGCTGTGATTTGTATCTGAACGATCAGATGCTGAAGCAGGCCATCGAGCTTCAACTCCCAAGCTATGTTGAAGGCCTGGACTTTGGCATGATGACACCAGCATGCTCGCCCATCTCTGGGACACCATATCATCAAGGGATGATGTCGCCAAGTTACCTGCTGAGTCCAGACATCAGGGCTTCCCCCACTGCAGCAGATGCTCAGTTCTCGCCGTATGTTGGAGGAATGGCTTTCTCACCCGTATCTTCACCAGGCAACTACACTCCTTCGTCAGGGGGTGGTTACAGTCCATCTCCTCCCGTATGTACTCCAGGGCCAGGAAGCTTCACCTCTTCATCACCATATAATCCTGTCTCTCCTTTTTACTCGCCTGCCAGTCCATTATCATGCCCACTTACCAGTCCGTCATATGTGCCTACCAGTCTACCACACTCACCAACATCTCCAATATACAGCGCTACATCTCCTATCTACAGCCCTTCATCTCCTATCTACAGCCCTACATCACTAAGTTACAGTCCCACATCACCAGTTTATAGTCCGACTTCTCCTGTATATAACCCAACTTCTTCTGCATACAGCCCCACATCACCATCTTATAACCCCACATCGCCGTCTTACAGTTACAGCCCCACATCACCATCTTATAGCCCCACATCGCCGTCTTACAGTTACAGCCCCACATCGCCGTCTTATAGCCCCACATCGCCGTCTTACAGTTACAGCCCCACATCACCGTCATATAGCCCAACATCGCCGTCTTACAGCCCCACATCACCATCATACAGCCCAACATCGCCGTCTTACAGTCCGACGTCACCCTCATATAGTCCGACATCGCCTGCATACAGCCCTACTTCGCCTGGCTACAGCCCATCTTCGCCAAGCTACAGCCCATCTTCGCCAAGCTACACTCCTTCTTCGGTCAAGTACACGCCTTCACATGCATACTCTCCAAGCAGCCCAAATTACTATCG CTCAACATCGCCGACATACTCACCTACCTCACCATCATACTCGCAACCAAGCCCGTCATACAGCCCAACAAG TCGAGTGGAAGAAGAAGCGCATGAGGAGGCTGAAGAGGAAGAGCCAAAAAGATGA
- the LOC127774931 gene encoding ferritin-like catalase Nec2, with product MAARARRAVAVAVLHLLLLTASQLAAPALSAMAPPAAPLPGSADPRCHASPPRRGAVAVYPSDMAHIQFLLNAKFVEAEWFLHGALGRGIDFIDGALSGGGPPPTGARKATLDFRATEVAAELGYQEVGHIRAITQSMGGFPRPAIDLSDAVFAAVMDDAMATRLDPPFDPYASSVNFLLASYILPHITASAAVGISSSLMGFSSKRLQASMLAVEAGQDAVIRMMLYERSDEVVAPYRGRTVAEFTRRISEWRNAASRCGAKDEGVKVLDRRQGAERRTVSNILGAGDDSLGFARTPAEVLRILYGSGNEQVPGGFLPRGGNGTIARGFFQLA from the exons atggcggctcgcgcgcgccgcgccgtcgccgtcgccgtcctccacctGCTGCTTCTCACGGCCTCCCAGCTCGCCGCTCCTGCCTTGtcggccatggcgccgccggccgcgccactGCCAGGCAGCGCCGACCCGCGGTGCCACGCGagcccgccgcggcgcggcgctgtGGCGGTGTACCCGAGCGACATGGCGCACATCCAGTTCCTCCTCAACGCCAAGTTCGTGGAGGCGGAGTGGTTCCTCCACGGCGCGCTCGGCCGGGGCATCGACTTCATCGACGGCGCCCTCTCCGGCGGCGGGCCGCCCCCCACCGGCGCGCGCAAGGCCACCCTCGACTTCCGCGCCAccgaggtcgccgccgagctcgggtACCAGGAGGTGGGTCACATCAGGGCGATCACCCAGTCCATGGGCGGGTTCCCCCGCCCCGCGATCGACCTCAGCGACGCCGTGTTCGCCGCGGTGATGGACGACGCCATGGCCACCCGCCTCGACCCCCCCTTCGACCCCTACGCCAGCAGCGTCAacttcctcctcgcctcctaCATCCTCCCCCAcatcaccgcctccgccgccgtcggcatcAGCTCCTCCCTCATGGGCTTCTCCTCCAAGCGG CTGCAGGCGAGCAtgctggcggtggaggcggggcAGGACGCGGTGATAAGGATGATGCTGTACGAGCGCTCCGACGAGGTGGTGGCGCCGTACAGGGGGAGGACGGTGGCGGAGTTCACGCGGCGGATCTCCGAGTGGAGGAACGCGGCGTCGAGGTGCGGCGCCAAGGACGAGGGGGTGAAGGTGCTCGACCGGAGGCAGGGCGCGGAGCGGCGCACCGTCAGCAACatcctcggcgccggcgacgactcgCTCGGGTTCGCGCGCACGCCGGCGGAGGTGCTCCGCATCCTCTACGGCTCGGGCAACGAGCAGGTCCCCGGCGGCTTCCTCCCCCGCGGCGGCAATGGCACCATTGCCAGAGGATTCTTCCAGCTCGCCTAA
- the LOC127775007 gene encoding translocator protein homolog yields the protein MASAAAAQEGITHRAVRGDGGDAAATAGGGEAASRDPRKAGRAKRGLRSLAAAVSVSVALMAASFYGSGPASASASAARVTVARAGSVAAEAVMALAAWMVWAEGGLHRRPGATLAPFVAQLVAALAWAPLALGLAAPAAGLACCAAMAAGAAACARGFGGVNPVAGDLAKPCVAWAVLLAVINYKMMN from the coding sequence atggcctccgccgccgccgcgcaggaaGGGATCACTCACCGCGCCGTGAGAGGGGATGGCGGCGatgctgcggcgacggcgggtggtggcgaggcggcgagccggGATCCGAGGAAGGCGGGGCGCGCCAAGCGCGGGCTGcggtcgctcgccgccgccgtgtccgtgTCGGTTGCGCTGATGGCCGCCTCGTTCTACGGCTCcgggccggcgtcggcgtcggcgtcggcggcgagggtgacGGTCGCGCGGGCggggtcggtggcggcggaggctgtGATGGCGCTGGCGGCGTGGATGGTGTGGGCGGAGGGcgggctccaccgccgccccggCGCGACGCTGGCGCCGTTCGTGGCGCAGCTGGTCGCCGCGCTGGCGTGGGCGCCGCTCGCGCTGGGGCTCGCCGCGCCCGCGGCCGGGCTGGCGTGCTGCGcggcgatggccgccggcgccgcggcgtgcgcgcgcgggTTCGGCGGCGTCAaccccgtcgccggcgacctcgccaAGCCGTGCGTCGCCTGGGCCGTCCTCCTCGCAGTCATCAACTACAAGATGATGAACTGA